One region of Gilliamella sp. ESL0405 genomic DNA includes:
- the sat gene encoding sulfate adenylyltransferase: protein MGLIAPHASDSLQPLQVNDDERLALQQYAKNLPAITLSSRETGDLVMLGVGGFTPLYGFMREEDWRSVCDNMHLANGVFWPIPITVSVTDAQANTLKLGDEIALKTPDGQIIGILNVDSIYRPDKQYEANQVFTTTDPSHPGVAMLMAQPPINLGGKVRVLHDNGFKAQFGQYALTPQQTRERFNQLGWKKIAAFQTRNPMHRSHEYLVKTVLELFDGVLIHSLFGNLKPGDVPTNIRLKAINSLIHNYFVPDSVIHSGYPLDMRYAGPKEALLHALFRQNYGCSHLIVGRDHAGVGDFYSPFAAQEIFSHLQDDDLLIKPIKIDWTFYCHKCDGMASTKTCPHGSADRVLISGTEVRRRLQAKEPIPETFSRPEVVAELYQWVNQ from the coding sequence ATGGGATTGATCGCGCCTCATGCTAGTGACAGTTTACAACCTTTACAGGTTAATGACGATGAACGGCTAGCCCTGCAACAATATGCAAAAAATTTACCAGCCATCACCTTATCCAGTCGTGAAACAGGGGATTTAGTGATGTTAGGCGTCGGGGGTTTTACACCTCTGTATGGCTTTATGCGAGAAGAGGACTGGCGTAGCGTGTGCGATAATATGCATTTAGCGAACGGGGTTTTTTGGCCAATTCCCATAACCGTATCGGTGACCGATGCTCAAGCTAATACCCTAAAATTAGGTGATGAAATCGCTTTAAAAACACCAGATGGGCAGATAATCGGTATTTTGAATGTGGATAGTATTTATCGTCCAGATAAACAATATGAAGCTAATCAGGTGTTTACAACGACAGATCCAAGTCATCCTGGTGTTGCAATGCTGATGGCTCAACCACCGATTAATTTAGGTGGTAAAGTCCGGGTTCTGCACGATAATGGCTTTAAAGCACAGTTTGGTCAATATGCTTTAACGCCACAACAGACACGGGAACGCTTTAATCAATTAGGTTGGAAAAAAATAGCAGCCTTTCAAACTCGTAATCCAATGCATCGTTCACACGAATATTTAGTTAAAACCGTGTTAGAACTTTTTGATGGTGTGCTTATCCATTCATTATTTGGTAACTTAAAACCCGGCGATGTACCGACCAACATTCGTCTTAAAGCAATTAATAGTTTAATTCACAATTACTTTGTGCCAGATTCCGTTATTCATTCCGGTTACCCTTTAGATATGCGCTACGCTGGGCCGAAAGAGGCGTTACTGCATGCCCTTTTTAGACAAAATTATGGTTGTAGTCATCTTATCGTCGGCCGCGATCATGCTGGGGTTGGGGATTTTTACTCACCGTTTGCTGCACAAGAGATCTTTAGCCATTTGCAGGATGACGATTTACTCATTAAGCCAATTAAGATTGACTGGACATTTTATTGCCATAAATGTGACGGTATGGCATCAACGAAAACTTGTCCACACGGTAGTGCTGATCGCGTTCTTATTTCAGGCACAGAGGTCAGACGACGTTTACAAGCCAAAGAGCC